In the genome of Arabidopsis thaliana chromosome 4, partial sequence, the window CAGAGACCCTATCTACGGCTGCGTCTCTCACATCGTCTCTCTTCAGCAACAGGttaattattcttttcataacgtttaattatatgattagTACTATTTATGATGGGAAATTGCAACAGTTTTAAGTTGATCTACTGTCTCTATATCGTCACGTtgatcattttattttaatcattttctatgtaattatgtttttaacttcttctttttttttgaagaaaattgcgttttcaaactttttttttttaaatgagatttttcattttgactTAATGTTCAATTAAACTACAAAGTTAAGTACTTTTTCCCATTCTATGGATCTCCTCTGATTGTCATTTCTAGGATCATATCCCATCATGCAATGATGCAAATTACCCTTTCTTATgcatcgatttttttttttaattcattccgatttgttcttttaaggatgaatattttttgtttttgccatGATCGAAAACCAACTCTACATTaaaataagagttttaaaaatctaaaattttacaaCTGGGTTCATGGCCTTTGCCTTTTGGGCAAAGTTATGTCTTTATATTAAATGTCGTGTCTATGAGTCTATATTTATGTGATATAGAACAAGcttatcttttgatttacaCTTTTAGTAATAGTAGTTTGTTAAGAAAACATGCATAAAGCATAATTCTATGTGTGTGTATTTCACTTCACATATagcatatatatgaaaacttcTCTCTATTTCCTAGTTAAAATCTCTACAGTCGTAGTTAATTGGCTAGGATTAAGGAAGTTAAGCGATCATTTAGCACATATGTATTGTGAAGTTTTGTTGAATGTTTACAAGGTTTGTTTCCAAGTGATTGAGATGACAAATCTTCCTCTGTTCGCAACAACCACGTTGTTTTACACTTATTCCCAagcatcatttttttttttggtttatcttttaattgcaatatacatatatagtacACACATACACGAGATATATACAAACGTATGCAATTGCATTCTATAAATTGATGTTAGTGAAGGATATTTCCAATATTACAAGCAagcatttatttatatgttatgtACAATGTCTTTTGTGTTATAATTAGATTGTTTTATTCagcatatatttttctaaatcgGTGGTCTTGATTGATCAATTACTCCTGTCGTGTTTTTTTGGCATTATTGAATCAACAACATTTGCTCGAATTCGGAAACTCTTCCAATTATTAAAGATTGctgaaaatatcattttatctAGATTCTTATCACTCTTTCATATTTGTTGGCATTATTATCCATTTCAATttcgttataaaaaaaacaggtGGTAAGTTTGCAAACTGAGCTTTCATATCTACAAGCACACTTAGCAACTCTAGAGCTGCCACAACCTCAACCACCACAGGTTCCGGTGTCATCTTCAGGATCTCTACAGGCTCTTTCCATAACGGACCTCCCAACAATATCACCGTCGGTGTACGACCTCTCCTCCATCTTCGAGCCGGTCATGTCCTCCACTTGGGCCATGCAGCAACAACCACGACCGTCTGATCATCTCTTCGGCGTCCCGTCATCGTCCAATATGGGCGGAGGCGGTGAGCTCCAAGCACTGGCGCGTGAGTTTATTCACGGTGGGCAAATGCCAGCTCAGCCATCGCCGGGAACCAGTGGTTCTGCCTCGTCAGTGATAAAACGAGAATGAAGTTATTTTTATCgtatgtttgtttatttggacCGTAAGAGATCTATAGTTAGCCATATGTTTCTccttgtaatatatatacttggtCGAATTCGTATTTAAATTGTTGTCTAGAATGTTAATATAAGAACTATATGATTTACATTGATTAAATGGAGTATCTTATAGGCCAATATGTTGAAGTTGCTTTGGTCTCTTGGACCATCgaatatgttgttttaatcAGCCTAGAGTACACCGGTTCTCCACAACTTGGGTGGAATCTTGAGCGTGAAGGAGGCTTGATTCTGGCGCGAGACACGAACCAATGAGTCTCATTTCTCATTTTCCCTATCACTTATATTGGGCCTTAAATGGGttcaataaagtttttttttcttatatcaaGCAGcccaaaatattatttaaaccCGACTCAATTGAGTTTGATACTCTGGTTTGCTTTGTAGTCCACACTATTTTAACAACATCTTCGAAGCATGCATTTGatttaacaatcttcctaATTTACTAGAGAATTTGAGccaattttgtcttttttttcaccatttttATAAAAGCTGGTTTTCAACTTGTGTTCTCTTAGCATTTCCCGCCTCTACATCAACTAGAAGGCCCTACACGGACCTTGAACATGATCTTAGCGATGTCTAAGGACTAAGCTACATAAAccaatgagtaaaatacataTGGATTGGACAATAATCACCAATCAAAACCCCAACGTCGATTGCATAGCCGATAAGTAGTACCACAATGGTGAGAGGAGGATAGTGCCAGCGGCTATGAAGGGTCGACGTAAACCAAACCTTGATGAGACACTGTAAAACACGACTATTGGTTGAACAATCAGTTCCAATCGAGGCTCACAAAGTCAAAGCATGCTTGTAAGATATTTGGAGTAATTGAAGGTACGGTGTAATCAGAGCGTTTCTTGAATTGCCGAAATGAAGTTTAGCCCTATGGCTATAGAAGCAATAAGccatttttatattcataaCTTTAGAGGtattaataagaaacatatataaatttttttataaatgtattgacaaaaaatcaagtaaaaaTAAGCAAGATGCAAAACATAAGCAAcatttctaattaatattatataattttttataatgattttatacatgaaaaaatctCTAATTAATAGATATGACACATGTGTGATCATGTGAGTTAtcaattttgaataattttttaatactaaattgACATATTGTTTGATCagaaaatgtcattttttGAAACTAAGTGAATGAATAAAGGGTTGAGCTAAGCAATATAtaattgttgatgatgaaataATAACATGaatacaaattatatttatatgtgtGTATCAATTAGTGTAATATTTAAGAGAGAACCATTGGAGTAGAGCCTTACAAGACAATATATGATCACCATTGGAAAACTTTAAAGCTATTACTATGGTAAAAACTCAATTGCTTGAATTCGAATTCAAGTaatcaaaatcttattattAGCTCAAATCTCAAGTTCCTATTACTACTCTATACATATACATGTGTATTAATCTATGTTATCACCAAAATAGAAACAATTAGATATAGCAAGTGACCACTATTTTCCTTCTAAGACAC includes:
- the JLO gene encoding Lateral organ boundaries (LOB) domain family protein (JAGGED LATERAL ORGANS (JLO); CONTAINS InterPro DOMAIN/s: Lateral organ boundaries, LOB (InterPro:IPR004883); BEST Arabidopsis thaliana protein match is: LOB domain-containing protein 18 (TAIR:AT2G45420.1); Has 1807 Blast hits to 1807 proteins in 277 species: Archae - 0; Bacteria - 0; Metazoa - 736; Fungi - 347; Plants - 385; Viruses - 0; Other Eukaryotes - 339 (source: NCBI BLink).); this encodes MSSSGNPSSSSGGGGGPCGACKFLRRKCVAGCIFAPYFDSEQGAAHFAAVHKVFGASNVSKLLHHVPEHKRPDAVVSICFEAQARLRDPIYGCVSHIVSLQQQVVSLQTELSYLQAHLATLELPQPQPPQVPVSSSGSLQALSITDLPTISPSVYDLSSIFEPVMSSTWAMQQQPRPSDHLFGVPSSSNMGGGGELQALAREFIHGGQMPAQPSPGTSGSASSVIKRE